From the genome of Hymenobacter sp. PAMC 26628, one region includes:
- the modB gene encoding molybdate ABC transporter permease subunit: MPPDYWQTLQLTLVLAASTTALLLVLGVPLAYWLTHARFRGKPLVEAVVSLPLVLPPTVIGFYLLLAFSDGTALGRFLINTLGLSLNFTFAGILVGSMVYNLPFMMQPLQAGFQQVPRSLREAAYTLGKSRLTTLGRVLLPNMKPALLSGAVLTFAHTLGEFGVVLMIGGNLPGRTRVASIAIYDEQQSLHYAQANAYALTLLALAFGILVGLFYLTKRDATRRLL, from the coding sequence ATGCCCCCCGACTACTGGCAAACCCTACAACTAACGCTGGTGCTAGCGGCCAGCACCACGGCGCTGCTGCTGGTGCTGGGCGTGCCGCTGGCCTACTGGCTGACGCACGCGCGCTTCCGCGGCAAGCCGCTGGTGGAGGCCGTGGTGAGCCTGCCGCTGGTGCTGCCGCCCACCGTGATTGGGTTTTACCTGCTGCTGGCGTTCAGCGACGGTACGGCGCTGGGGCGCTTCCTTATTAATACGCTGGGGCTGAGCCTCAACTTTACGTTTGCCGGCATTTTGGTGGGGTCGATGGTGTACAATCTGCCGTTCATGATGCAGCCGCTCCAGGCCGGTTTTCAGCAGGTTCCCCGCTCGCTCCGCGAGGCGGCCTACACGCTGGGCAAGTCGCGCCTCACCACGCTGGGGCGGGTGCTGCTGCCCAACATGAAGCCTGCTTTGCTCAGCGGCGCCGTGCTCACTTTTGCCCACACGCTGGGCGAGTTTGGGGTGGTGCTGATGATTGGCGGCAACCTGCCGGGCCGGACCCGCGTGGCCTCCATCGCCATCTACGACGAGCAGCAGAGCCTGCACTACGCCCAAGCCAATGCCTACGCTCTCACGCTGCTGGCGCTGGCGTTTGGCATTTTGGTGGGCCTGTTTTACCTGACCAAGCGGGACGCCACCCGCCGCCTGCTTTGA
- the modA gene encoding molybdate ABC transporter substrate-binding protein — protein MLRLFAFFLLLATGAPAVAAPAPGPAPLTIAAAADLKYVLDSLLTIFNRQHPAAKVSVVYGSSGRFYEQISHGAPFDIFFSADGDYPLRLQRAGLTAGAPQPYALGRLVLWSKKLDPNAKGLNTLLDPRVQRIALANPAHAPYGRRAEEVLRHYQLYDRVKPKLVLGENIGQAAQYAATGAADVGLLAYSLALSPELRRAGRFYLIPAAAHQPLQQRYVLLKQAQGNATAAAFAAFVASPVARQAMKKYGFSL, from the coding sequence ATGCTTCGTCTTTTCGCTTTCTTCCTGCTGCTGGCTACTGGGGCCCCAGCCGTGGCCGCGCCGGCCCCGGGCCCCGCGCCGCTCACCATTGCGGCGGCGGCCGATTTGAAGTACGTGCTCGATTCGCTGCTGACAATTTTCAACCGCCAGCACCCCGCCGCTAAGGTCAGCGTGGTGTACGGCTCGTCGGGCCGATTTTATGAGCAAATCAGCCACGGGGCCCCGTTCGATATTTTCTTTTCGGCCGACGGCGACTACCCCCTGCGCTTGCAGCGGGCCGGGCTCACGGCCGGGGCCCCGCAGCCCTACGCCCTGGGCCGCCTGGTGCTGTGGAGCAAAAAGCTGGACCCCAACGCGAAGGGCCTGAACACGCTGCTCGACCCGCGGGTGCAGCGCATTGCCCTGGCCAACCCCGCCCACGCCCCCTACGGCCGCCGAGCCGAGGAGGTGCTGCGCCACTACCAGCTCTACGACCGGGTGAAGCCCAAGCTGGTGCTGGGCGAGAACATTGGCCAAGCCGCCCAGTACGCCGCCACCGGGGCCGCCGATGTGGGCCTGCTGGCCTACTCGCTGGCCCTCAGCCCGGAGCTGCGCCGCGCCGGCCGCTTCTACCTCATCCCCGCCGCCGCCCACCAGCCCTTGCAGCAGCGCTACGTGCTGCTGAAGCAGGCCCAGGGCAACGCCACGGCCGCCGCGTTTGCGGCCTTCGTGGCCAGCCCGGTGGCCCGCCAGGCGATGAAAAAGTATGGCTTCAGCCTTTAG
- a CDS encoding TonB-dependent receptor, whose amino-acid sequence MKTLPFAGAALLALAAAPAWAQGPVSGTLTDGRGAALPGATVTLPDVPGLGATTDAAGRFVLPAVPAGPHTLRASYVGFAALALPLQGQPGPQQLPALALATARNLTPEAVVTATRANERTGTAYQNVSREQLQARNFGQDIPYLLDQTPSVVTTSDAGTGVGYTGIRIRGTDGTRINVTLNGVPVNEAESHGVFFVDLPDLASSVQSIQVQRGAGPSTNGAGAFGASLNVETLGLRSKAYAEINNSAGSFGTWKSTVAAGTGLINNHFTVDARASRVQSDGYIDRGSSRLKSLYLAGTYSDEKTLLRALIITGYETTYQSWYGLADSLLTKNRRYNEAGTDAGQHLPAYKNQTDNYQQDYYQFLISRQLTPNLNLSVTPFWTRGGGYYEEYKANQEFAKYGIGGPVYQPRNGGGFDTLTTTDVIRRRWLKTDLYGATYALQLQSQGTESRLQSFTLGGALVNYRGQHFDELTWAQRGNNIPETGTPYYQEPNAHKLDVNSYARATVALGERLSAFGDLQFRYVNYELFAPDGSPNGGKSQQTIKFNFLNPKAGLTYQVKDGLAAYASYALAQREPTRTDYTDTPADRRPTSETLNNFELGLRRTTGPIQWSANYYLMLYRNQLVLSGHLDDVGNPIHANVRDSYRTGLELQAAAVLARGLTFSPTATFSRNKINNYTDYLADYDNGGERGTAFQQTNISFSPSVTFAYTLEYEPLPGLRLATLARYAGRQYLDNTSTESRSIAPYYVQDVRVRYLWHPEKLGFREIELAGLLNNVFGARYVNNGYTYGYISGGQTQYYSYYYPQAFTNFLASVNLRW is encoded by the coding sequence TTGAAAACTCTACCCTTTGCGGGGGCCGCGCTGCTGGCGCTGGCCGCCGCGCCGGCGTGGGCGCAAGGCCCCGTGTCCGGCACCCTTACCGATGGCCGGGGCGCGGCCCTGCCCGGCGCCACCGTCACCCTCCCCGATGTGCCCGGCCTGGGCGCCACCACCGACGCCGCCGGCCGCTTCGTGCTGCCGGCCGTGCCTGCGGGGCCCCACACGCTGCGGGCCAGCTACGTGGGCTTTGCGGCGCTGGCCCTGCCGCTGCAGGGCCAGCCGGGGCCCCAGCAGCTGCCCGCGCTGGCCCTGGCCACGGCCCGCAACCTCACGCCCGAGGCCGTCGTCACGGCCACCCGCGCCAACGAGCGTACCGGCACCGCCTACCAAAACGTGAGCCGCGAGCAGCTCCAGGCCCGCAACTTCGGCCAGGACATTCCCTACCTGCTCGACCAAACGCCGAGCGTCGTCACGACCTCCGACGCGGGCACCGGCGTGGGCTATACCGGCATCCGCATCCGCGGCACGGATGGCACGCGCATCAACGTGACCCTCAACGGGGTGCCGGTAAACGAGGCCGAAAGCCACGGCGTGTTCTTCGTCGATTTGCCCGATTTGGCGTCGTCCGTGCAGAGCATCCAGGTGCAGCGCGGGGCGGGACCCAGCACCAATGGTGCGGGGGCCTTCGGGGCCAGCTTGAACGTGGAAACCCTGGGCCTGCGCTCCAAGGCCTACGCCGAGATTAATAACTCGGCCGGCTCGTTTGGCACCTGGAAAAGCACGGTGGCCGCTGGCACGGGCCTCATCAACAACCACTTCACGGTGGACGCCCGCGCCTCGCGGGTGCAGAGCGACGGCTACATCGACCGCGGTTCGTCGCGGCTGAAGTCGCTGTACCTGGCCGGCACGTACTCCGACGAAAAAACTCTACTTCGGGCCCTCATCATCACTGGCTACGAAACCACCTACCAAAGTTGGTATGGCCTGGCCGACTCACTGCTCACCAAAAACCGCCGCTACAACGAGGCTGGCACCGACGCCGGCCAGCACCTGCCGGCCTATAAGAACCAGACCGACAACTACCAGCAGGACTACTACCAGTTTCTGATTTCGCGGCAATTAACGCCCAACCTCAACCTGAGCGTGACGCCCTTCTGGACGCGCGGCGGCGGCTACTATGAGGAGTACAAAGCCAACCAGGAATTCGCCAAGTACGGCATCGGGGGCCCCGTGTACCAGCCGCGCAACGGCGGCGGATTCGACACCCTGACAACCACCGACGTGATTCGCCGGCGCTGGCTGAAAACCGACCTCTACGGCGCCACTTACGCCCTGCAATTGCAGTCCCAAGGCACCGAGTCGCGCCTGCAATCCTTCACCCTGGGCGGGGCCCTGGTGAACTACCGCGGCCAGCACTTCGACGAGCTGACCTGGGCTCAGCGCGGCAATAACATTCCCGAAACCGGCACGCCCTACTACCAAGAGCCCAACGCCCACAAGCTCGACGTGAACAGCTACGCCCGCGCCACGGTGGCGCTGGGTGAGCGGCTGTCAGCCTTCGGCGACTTGCAATTTCGGTATGTGAACTACGAGCTGTTTGCGCCCGACGGCAGCCCCAACGGCGGCAAGAGCCAGCAAACCATCAAGTTCAATTTCCTGAACCCCAAGGCCGGCCTCACCTACCAGGTGAAGGACGGGCTGGCGGCCTACGCCTCCTACGCCCTGGCCCAGCGCGAGCCCACCCGCACCGACTACACCGACACGCCCGCCGACCGCCGCCCCACCTCCGAAACGCTCAACAACTTCGAGCTGGGCCTCCGCCGCACCACGGGCCCCATCCAGTGGTCGGCCAACTACTACCTGATGCTGTACCGCAACCAGCTGGTGCTCAGCGGCCACCTCGACGACGTGGGCAACCCCATCCACGCCAACGTGCGCGACTCCTACCGCACCGGCCTGGAGCTGCAAGCCGCCGCGGTGCTGGCCCGGGGCCTCACCTTCAGCCCCACGGCCACGTTCAGCCGCAACAAAATCAACAACTACACCGACTACCTGGCCGACTACGACAACGGCGGCGAGCGGGGCACGGCCTTCCAGCAAACCAACATTTCGTTCTCGCCCAGCGTCACCTTCGCCTACACCCTGGAGTACGAGCCGCTGCCCGGCCTGCGCCTGGCCACGCTGGCCCGCTACGCCGGCCGCCAGTACCTCGACAATACCAGCACCGAGAGCCGCAGCATCGCGCCCTACTACGTGCAAGATGTGCGCGTGCGCTACCTCTGGCACCCCGAGAAGCTGGGCTTCCGCGAGATTGAGTTGGCCGGCCTGCTCAACAACGTGTTCGGGGCCCGGTACGTGAACAACGGCTACACCTACGGCTACATCAGCGGCGGCCAAACCCAGTATTACAGCTACTACTACCCGCAGGCCTTCACCAACTTCCTGGCCTCGGTGAACCTGCGCTGGTAG
- a CDS encoding BamA/TamA family outer membrane protein, with translation MPFRAWFCLLMAGALRVAGAPAQVPNQAPADSLRAGVPVPVRHPMASPADVVDALNAAVPRLRLPPHDSLALARGGNFLALLPAVGYSQQTGVLAEVAANVAFRRPGANMSTVLGALIYTARAQAIATVAATVWAADNRWSFASDYRVMHYPQSTYGLGMHTSTTEQVTTMDYDYLRAYQTALRRLAPNLYAGLGVQLDDHWNIVSRNGARQVRTISHYRDGVQGRSLSVGPTLNLLYDSRANAINPAGGAYLSAVFRPNRQSLGSTTNYETLLLEGRAYLHPSRRSANVLAFWSYNALTLRGNPPFLDLPSTGWDTSSNLGRGYIQGRFRGKNLLYLESEYRFGLTRNHLLGGVVFANAQAVSEDAQRPGEPIAKRYDKVAPAVGAGLRINLNKVAHTNLGIDYARGIQGSSSLSFNVGEVF, from the coding sequence ATGCCGTTCCGTGCGTGGTTTTGCTTGTTGATGGCCGGGGCGCTGCGCGTGGCCGGGGCCCCGGCCCAGGTGCCGAACCAGGCGCCAGCCGACAGCCTACGCGCCGGAGTCCCCGTGCCTGTGCGCCACCCCATGGCTTCGCCCGCCGACGTGGTGGATGCCCTGAACGCAGCGGTGCCCCGGCTGCGGCTGCCTCCGCACGACTCGCTGGCCCTGGCCCGGGGCGGTAATTTTTTGGCGCTGCTGCCGGCCGTGGGCTACTCGCAGCAAACCGGCGTGCTGGCCGAAGTGGCGGCCAACGTGGCCTTCCGCCGGCCGGGGGCCAACATGTCGACGGTGCTGGGGGCCCTCATCTACACGGCGCGGGCGCAGGCCATTGCCACGGTCGCGGCAACGGTGTGGGCGGCCGACAACCGCTGGAGTTTTGCCAGCGACTACCGCGTCATGCACTACCCACAAAGCACCTACGGCCTGGGCATGCACACCAGCACCACCGAGCAGGTGACAACGATGGACTACGACTACTTGCGCGCCTACCAGACCGCGTTGCGCCGCCTAGCCCCCAACCTCTACGCTGGCCTGGGGGTGCAGCTCGACGACCATTGGAACATCGTGAGCCGCAACGGTGCCCGCCAGGTCAGGACTATCTCGCACTACCGCGACGGCGTCCAGGGCCGCTCCCTGTCGGTGGGCCCCACGCTGAATTTGCTCTACGACAGCCGGGCCAACGCCATCAACCCGGCCGGTGGCGCCTACCTCAGCGCCGTGTTTCGGCCCAACCGCCAGTCCCTGGGCAGCACCACCAACTACGAAACCCTGTTGCTCGAAGGCCGCGCCTACCTGCACCCCAGCCGCCGCTCGGCCAACGTGCTGGCCTTCTGGTCGTACAACGCCCTGACTTTGCGGGGCAACCCGCCGTTTCTGGACTTGCCCAGCACCGGCTGGGACACGTCGAGCAACCTCGGCCGGGGCTACATCCAGGGCCGGTTTCGGGGCAAAAACCTGCTCTACCTCGAAAGCGAGTACCGCTTCGGCCTCACCCGCAACCACCTGCTGGGCGGCGTAGTATTCGCCAACGCCCAAGCCGTGTCGGAAGACGCCCAGCGGCCCGGCGAGCCCATCGCCAAGCGCTACGACAAGGTGGCCCCGGCCGTGGGCGCCGGCCTGCGCATCAACCTCAACAAAGTGGCGCACACCAATTTGGGTATCGACTACGCCCGCGGCATCCAGGGCTCTAGCAGCCTCTCGTTCAACGTGGGCGAGGTGTTTTAA
- a CDS encoding aldose 1-epimerase family protein, producing the protein MPALVLANAQCRATFAAHGAELTGFVAAATGLEYVWPADPAVWGRHAPVLFPIVGRLPDDTYLHQGQAYRLGQHGFARDQEFAVLRHTADELAFRLTDSAETRANYPFAFELTITYALRGTALAMRWDVRNPASAPGDDLLFSIGAHPAFRCPLLPGERFEDYYFEFDHPVTLSKQLLRGGLRSGETAPVLHQQATLPLTYELFADDALVFAGYDFTRVALRAHGAPHFVRLRFDGFPYLGLWTKGPGAAFVCIEPWHGVASSVGPPQELRDKEGILTLGPGQAFAAAYEIEIG; encoded by the coding sequence ATGCCCGCCCTTGTTCTTGCCAATGCCCAGTGCCGGGCCACCTTCGCCGCCCACGGGGCCGAGCTGACCGGCTTTGTTGCCGCCGCCACCGGCCTGGAGTACGTGTGGCCCGCCGACCCCGCCGTGTGGGGCCGCCACGCGCCGGTGCTGTTCCCCATTGTGGGGCGCCTGCCCGACGACACCTACCTGCACCAGGGCCAGGCCTACCGCCTGGGCCAGCACGGCTTCGCCCGCGACCAGGAATTTGCCGTGCTGCGCCACACCGCCGACGAGCTGGCCTTCCGCCTCACGGACTCGGCCGAAACCCGCGCCAACTACCCGTTTGCCTTTGAGCTGACCATTACCTACGCCCTGCGCGGCACCGCCCTGGCCATGCGCTGGGACGTGCGCAACCCCGCCAGCGCCCCCGGCGACGACCTATTGTTTAGCATCGGGGCCCACCCGGCGTTTCGGTGCCCACTGCTGCCGGGCGAACGGTTCGAGGATTATTACTTCGAGTTCGACCACCCCGTGACGCTCAGCAAGCAGCTGCTGCGCGGCGGCCTGCGCAGCGGCGAAACCGCCCCCGTGCTGCACCAACAAGCCACGCTGCCCCTCACCTACGAGCTGTTTGCCGACGACGCGCTGGTGTTCGCCGGCTACGATTTCACGCGCGTGGCACTGCGGGCCCACGGCGCGCCGCACTTCGTGCGCCTGCGCTTCGACGGCTTTCCCTACCTCGGGCTGTGGACGAAGGGCCCCGGCGCGGCGTTCGTATGCATCGAGCCTTGGCACGGCGTGGCCAGCTCCGTAGGGCCCCCGCAGGAGCTGCGCGATAAGGAGGGCATCCTCACGCTGGGCCCCGGCCAGGCATTTGCGGCTGCCTACGAAATAGAGATTGGCTGA